A region from the Cryptosporangium arvum DSM 44712 genome encodes:
- a CDS encoding AMP-dependent synthetase/ligase, translated as MSLADECAAATAELTIPLLLRSNAGEFADHPALSHLGDDDSTLTWGELRRRVAAVALGLDDAGLAAGDRMLISASSRIEHWLVDLAAVHLGAVPCSAYATLSTPQLGYLAGHSRATVLVIENAEQLSRWSPILDELADVRAIVLIDPTGVEFDDPRLTDLTAVEAAGADRYANDPAAFEDRWPQVTPDDPVTLLYTSGTTGDPKGVVLTHRNVLHQAVALELLVDLPAHAPTIAYLPLAHIAERVLGIYIPVYRAGHVHIVSDPSQAVAALLAVTPYSFFGVPRVWEKMVAALQGFLAAADPAVRDAVAGATAVALEVHGLREHHQEVPAELTEQLASLDALILKPIRAKLGLDNIIHAGSGAAPIPVDVLTFLAGIGVEVYEVWGMTETTGTATINTPGHFRTGTVGVPNVGMEVKLADDGEILVRGPLVCQGYLQADGSVAPVTDADGWLATGDIGTIDEAGFLTITDRKKELLITAAGKNVAPAQIENLLRTHPLIGYAIAIGDRRPYITALISLDEEAAPAWASARGIEAPDPKSLAAHPAVLAELQAAVDAANARLARSEQVKKFQVLPAALSPEAGELTPTLKLKRRTISDRYSDAIDDLYR; from the coding sequence ATGTCCCTCGCCGACGAATGCGCGGCGGCTACCGCCGAGCTGACCATCCCGTTACTGCTGCGCTCCAACGCGGGCGAGTTCGCCGACCACCCGGCCCTGAGCCACCTCGGCGACGACGACTCCACGCTCACCTGGGGCGAGCTGCGCCGCCGGGTCGCCGCCGTCGCGCTCGGCCTCGACGACGCCGGGCTCGCCGCCGGCGACCGGATGCTGATCTCGGCCTCCAGCCGGATCGAGCACTGGCTCGTCGACCTCGCCGCCGTCCACCTCGGCGCGGTGCCGTGCAGCGCGTACGCCACGCTCTCGACACCGCAGCTGGGCTACCTGGCCGGGCACAGCCGGGCCACGGTGCTGGTCATCGAGAACGCCGAGCAGCTCAGCCGCTGGTCGCCGATCCTCGACGAGCTCGCCGACGTCCGGGCGATCGTGCTGATCGACCCCACCGGCGTCGAGTTCGACGACCCCCGCCTGACCGACCTGACCGCCGTCGAGGCCGCCGGCGCCGACCGGTACGCGAACGACCCGGCGGCGTTCGAGGACCGCTGGCCGCAGGTCACCCCGGACGACCCGGTGACGCTGCTCTACACCTCCGGCACGACCGGAGACCCGAAGGGCGTCGTGCTGACCCACCGCAACGTGCTGCACCAGGCCGTCGCGCTGGAACTGCTCGTCGACCTGCCCGCGCACGCCCCGACGATCGCGTACCTGCCGCTGGCCCACATCGCCGAGCGGGTGCTCGGGATCTACATCCCGGTGTACCGGGCCGGGCACGTCCACATCGTCTCCGACCCCTCCCAGGCGGTCGCGGCGCTGCTCGCGGTGACGCCGTACAGCTTCTTCGGCGTCCCCCGGGTCTGGGAGAAGATGGTGGCCGCGCTGCAGGGCTTCCTCGCCGCCGCCGACCCGGCCGTGCGCGACGCCGTCGCCGGTGCCACCGCGGTCGCGCTCGAGGTGCACGGCCTGCGCGAGCACCACCAGGAGGTGCCGGCCGAGCTCACCGAGCAGCTCGCGTCGCTCGACGCGCTGATCCTCAAGCCGATCCGCGCCAAGCTCGGCCTGGACAACATCATCCACGCCGGCAGCGGCGCCGCCCCGATCCCGGTCGACGTGCTGACGTTCCTCGCCGGCATCGGCGTCGAGGTGTACGAGGTCTGGGGCATGACCGAGACCACCGGCACCGCGACGATCAACACGCCCGGACACTTCCGCACCGGCACCGTCGGCGTGCCCAACGTCGGCATGGAAGTGAAGCTCGCCGACGACGGCGAGATCCTCGTCCGCGGACCGCTGGTCTGTCAGGGCTACCTGCAGGCCGACGGCAGCGTCGCACCGGTCACCGACGCCGACGGCTGGCTGGCCACCGGTGACATCGGCACGATCGACGAGGCCGGGTTCCTCACGATCACCGACCGCAAGAAGGAACTGCTGATCACCGCGGCCGGCAAGAACGTCGCCCCGGCGCAGATCGAGAACCTGCTCCGCACGCACCCGCTGATCGGGTACGCGATCGCGATCGGCGACCGGCGTCCCTACATCACGGCGCTGATCAGCCTGGACGAGGAGGCCGCCCCGGCCTGGGCGTCCGCGCGGGGCATCGAAGCGCCGGACCCGAAGTCGCTGGCCGCGCATCCGGCCGTGCTCGCGGAGCTCCAGGCCGCGGTCGACGCCGCGAACGCGCGGCTCGCCCGGTCCGAGCAGGTGAAGAAGTTCCAGGTGCTGCCCGCGGCGCTGAGTCCGGAGGCCGGGGAGCTGACCCCGACGCTCAAGCTCAAGCGCCGCACGATCTCCGATCGCTACTCCGACGCGATCGACGACCTCTACCGCTAG
- a CDS encoding TetR/AcrR family transcriptional regulator has product MALAAAELFCARGYHGVGVDEIAGAVGITGPAIYRHFPNKYAMLVHATRELTVTIRGTVDRALAESTDPREKLDHVLDALATLSVEQRRVGGLYQWENRYLEPEHRAEFRDGLNTLIGRIAEPLGAIRPELPPRLPRLLTRAAFSALASPATHRAPISRSRAVDLLRRAGWALLTAEVPAVPPAAAPANSPARGTPAGDPRTARQQDVRREAVLATAIRLFHQHGYHAVGMEDIGKASGLHASSLYRYFPSKADLLAAAYHRAAEQVTSNTTASLEAAATDEEGLRRLVEGFVDLTFGQRDLVAVYLAENNNLPDRDRHELRKIQRLQVDEWVRLLVGVRPGLAASEARILVHAALNLVTDLGGATDPSPPDSYRPLVASLALECMRRA; this is encoded by the coding sequence ATCGCCCTGGCCGCGGCCGAGCTCTTCTGCGCGCGCGGCTACCACGGCGTCGGCGTCGACGAGATCGCCGGCGCGGTCGGCATCACCGGGCCCGCCATCTACCGGCACTTTCCGAACAAGTACGCGATGCTCGTGCACGCCACCCGGGAACTGACGGTCACGATCCGCGGCACGGTCGACCGCGCCCTGGCCGAGTCCACCGACCCGCGCGAGAAGCTCGACCACGTGCTCGACGCGCTGGCGACGCTCAGCGTCGAGCAGCGGCGGGTGGGCGGGCTGTACCAGTGGGAGAACCGGTACCTGGAGCCCGAGCACCGCGCCGAGTTCCGGGACGGCCTCAACACGCTGATCGGACGCATCGCCGAGCCGCTGGGCGCGATCCGTCCCGAGCTGCCGCCCCGCCTGCCCCGGCTGCTGACCCGGGCGGCGTTCAGCGCGCTGGCGAGCCCGGCCACGCACCGGGCCCCGATCTCACGCAGCCGCGCGGTGGACCTGCTGCGCCGGGCCGGCTGGGCACTGCTCACGGCCGAGGTTCCCGCCGTTCCGCCGGCCGCCGCGCCCGCGAACTCCCCCGCCCGGGGCACCCCCGCCGGGGACCCCCGCACCGCCCGCCAGCAGGACGTCCGCCGCGAGGCCGTGCTGGCCACCGCGATCCGGCTCTTCCACCAGCACGGGTACCACGCGGTGGGCATGGAGGACATCGGCAAGGCGTCCGGCCTGCACGCCTCCAGCCTGTACCGGTACTTCCCGAGCAAGGCCGACCTGCTCGCCGCCGCGTACCACCGGGCCGCCGAGCAGGTCACGTCGAACACGACCGCGTCGCTGGAGGCCGCGGCGACCGACGAGGAGGGCCTGCGCCGGCTGGTCGAGGGTTTCGTCGACCTGACCTTCGGCCAGCGCGACCTGGTCGCGGTGTACCTGGCCGAGAACAACAACCTGCCCGACCGGGACCGGCACGAACTGCGCAAGATCCAACGGCTCCAGGTCGACGAGTGGGTGCGCCTGCTGGTGGGGGTCCGGCCCGGCCTGGCGGCGTCCGAGGCGCGGATCCTCGTGCACGCGGCACTGAACCTCGTCACCGACCTGGGTGGCGCGACCGACCCGTCCCCACCGGACTCGTACCGCCCCCTGGTGGCCTCGCTGGCCCTGGAGTGCATGCGTCGCGCCTGA
- a CDS encoding oxygenase MpaB family protein, producing the protein MTSTEPATTDLRRIVHGAGLLAAAANVIMQLAHPAVGYGVHESRVESGRLFDHPVKRTRTTLSYLAVAMLGTEAEKDAYRAAVAVAHRQVYSTAASPVRYSAMDPRLQLWVAACLYRGFEDTYATLGYTLTPEEAADVYRRCAALGTTLEVRAHLWPPDRAAFQRYWDAELAAVHIDDTIREHLLAVVRSDWLPRPLRAPFVPLNTFITTGFLPPEFRAEMRLDWDERRQRRFETTMRTIGRLSRWQPAVVREFPFNYLLWDVKRRIRRGKPLI; encoded by the coding sequence GTGACGTCCACTGAGCCGGCGACGACGGACTTACGCCGGATCGTCCACGGCGCCGGCCTCCTGGCCGCCGCGGCGAACGTGATCATGCAGCTGGCGCACCCGGCCGTCGGCTACGGCGTGCACGAGAGCAGGGTCGAGAGCGGACGGCTCTTCGACCACCCGGTCAAACGCACCCGCACCACGCTGTCCTACCTGGCCGTCGCGATGCTCGGCACCGAGGCGGAGAAGGACGCCTACCGGGCCGCGGTCGCGGTCGCCCACCGGCAGGTGTATTCCACCGCCGCCAGCCCGGTGCGTTACTCCGCGATGGACCCGCGCCTCCAGCTCTGGGTGGCCGCCTGCCTCTACCGCGGGTTCGAGGACACCTACGCCACCCTCGGCTACACCCTCACCCCCGAGGAGGCCGCCGACGTGTACCGCCGCTGCGCCGCGCTCGGCACCACCCTCGAGGTGCGCGCGCACTTGTGGCCGCCCGACCGCGCGGCTTTCCAGCGCTACTGGGACGCGGAGCTGGCCGCGGTGCACATCGACGACACGATCCGCGAGCACCTGCTGGCCGTGGTGCGCTCGGACTGGTTGCCCCGCCCGCTGCGCGCCCCGTTCGTCCCGCTGAACACGTTCATCACCACCGGCTTCCTTCCGCCCGAGTTCCGGGCCGAGATGCGGCTGGACTGGGACGAGCGGCGCCAGCGGCGCTTCGAGACGACGATGCGCACGATCGGGCGGCTCTCCCGGTGGCAGCCCGCGGTCGTGCGCGAGTTCCCGTTCAACTACCTGTTGTGGGACGTCAAGCGCCGGATCCGGCGCGGGAAGCCGCTGATATGA
- a CDS encoding TetR/AcrR family transcriptional regulator: MEDGALRTYGGVTGVDRAAERRAALLAAGLELLGSPTGPGELTVRGVCRHAGLTARYFYESFADRDALTAAVYDGVVADLGADVLAALEGAPRTARERTRAGLAALIGNIAEDPRRGRLLFSRSLGASPVVAARRAESTRWFVDLLTAQVRGFYGVARTPRLDVAAELLVGGVAQVLTSWLDGVLDLGADELTEHCTGLFLALAGERADSRVGEGGAARG; the protein is encoded by the coding sequence ATGGAGGACGGTGCGCTGCGCACGTACGGCGGGGTCACGGGCGTCGACCGCGCGGCTGAGCGGCGTGCGGCGTTGCTCGCGGCCGGACTGGAACTGCTCGGGTCGCCGACCGGGCCGGGGGAGCTGACCGTCCGCGGGGTGTGCCGGCACGCCGGGCTCACCGCCCGGTACTTCTACGAGAGCTTCGCCGATCGGGACGCGCTGACCGCCGCGGTCTACGACGGTGTGGTCGCCGACCTCGGCGCGGACGTGCTGGCCGCGCTGGAGGGCGCGCCCCGCACGGCCCGGGAGCGGACGCGCGCCGGGCTCGCCGCGCTGATCGGGAACATCGCCGAGGACCCGCGGCGCGGGCGGCTGCTGTTCTCCCGGTCGCTGGGCGCGAGCCCGGTGGTGGCCGCGCGGCGCGCGGAGTCGACGCGCTGGTTCGTCGACCTGCTGACCGCGCAGGTGCGCGGGTTCTACGGCGTCGCGCGGACGCCACGGCTCGACGTCGCCGCCGAACTGCTGGTGGGCGGAGTGGCGCAGGTGCTGACGTCCTGGCTGGACGGCGTGCTCGACCTCGGCGCGGACGAGCTCACCGAGCACTGCACCGGGCTGTTCCTCGCGCTGGCGGGCGAGCGGGCCGACTCACGCGTCGGCGAGGGCGGGGCGGCCCGCGGGTAG
- a CDS encoding DUF2975 domain-containing protein, with translation MLTESRVIAALRAFLVVLFGILVLFQTMSLPGQFAHLAEEDPDMAYLRWPATAVTVFWVLCVQVVIVSIWQLLARVRRDRIFSEDSFTWVTLIVRAIGAGWVVLLGVFLYVGFNATDPGLPLLLFLLLVGVAVLGLLVVVMRALLRQATTLRSDMEAVI, from the coding sequence ATGTTGACTGAGAGTCGAGTGATCGCCGCCCTGCGCGCCTTTCTCGTCGTGCTGTTCGGGATCCTGGTGCTGTTCCAGACCATGTCGCTGCCGGGCCAGTTCGCCCACCTGGCCGAAGAGGATCCCGACATGGCGTATCTGCGCTGGCCGGCCACCGCGGTGACGGTGTTCTGGGTGCTGTGCGTCCAGGTCGTGATCGTGTCGATCTGGCAGTTGCTCGCCCGGGTGCGCCGCGACCGCATCTTCAGCGAGGACTCGTTCACCTGGGTCACCCTGATCGTCCGGGCGATCGGCGCCGGGTGGGTGGTGCTGCTGGGCGTGTTCCTCTACGTCGGCTTCAACGCGACCGACCCCGGGTTGCCGTTGCTGCTGTTCCTGCTCCTGGTGGGCGTGGCCGTGCTCGGGCTGCTCGTCGTCGTGATGCGCGCGCTGCTGCGTCAGGCGACCACGCTGCGGTCGGACATGGAGGCGGTCATCTGA
- a CDS encoding helix-turn-helix domain-containing protein yields MAIVVRIDVELAKRKMSVGEFAERVGLTPANVAVLKNGRAKAVRFSTLEAMCRVLDCQPGDLLEWIDDEEAS; encoded by the coding sequence ATGGCGATCGTCGTCCGGATCGACGTCGAGCTGGCCAAGCGGAAGATGAGCGTGGGGGAGTTCGCCGAGCGGGTCGGGCTGACCCCGGCGAACGTGGCGGTGCTGAAGAACGGCCGGGCGAAGGCGGTGCGGTTCAGCACCCTGGAGGCGATGTGCCGCGTGCTCGACTGCCAACCCGGTGACCTGCTCGAATGGATCGACGACGAGGAAGCGTCATGA
- a CDS encoding SAM-dependent methyltransferase gives MDTHTPQTARIWNYLLGGSDNYPADRAVGDQIVQGMPQLAENARLSRAFLNRAARYLAGEAGVTQFLDVGSGLPAASNTHEVAQAVDPAARVVYVDSDPMVAAHSRTLLTSTPEGATDYLEADMRDAAAILGGAARTLDLDRPVALFLMGVLGHVESDAEAAAIVHGLLDVLAPGSYFAMYDGSDTSEANTEAVRIWNLSANPKYHLRSVERIAALFDGLDLVEPGVVPVTRWRSDGAEVDQYCAVGRKAV, from the coding sequence ATGGACACGCACACGCCGCAGACCGCCCGGATCTGGAACTACCTGCTCGGCGGCTCCGACAACTACCCGGCCGACCGCGCGGTGGGCGACCAGATCGTCCAGGGCATGCCCCAACTGGCGGAGAACGCCCGGCTCTCCCGCGCCTTCCTCAACCGGGCCGCTCGTTACCTCGCCGGCGAGGCCGGGGTCACCCAGTTCCTCGACGTGGGCTCCGGCCTGCCGGCCGCCAGCAACACCCACGAGGTGGCGCAGGCCGTCGACCCGGCCGCCCGGGTCGTGTACGTCGACTCCGACCCGATGGTCGCCGCGCACTCCCGGACGCTGCTCACCAGCACCCCGGAGGGCGCCACCGACTACCTCGAGGCCGACATGCGCGACGCGGCGGCGATCCTGGGCGGAGCCGCCCGCACGCTCGACCTCGACCGGCCGGTGGCGCTGTTCCTGATGGGTGTGCTCGGGCACGTCGAGTCGGACGCCGAGGCCGCCGCGATCGTCCACGGGCTCCTCGACGTGCTCGCCCCCGGCAGCTACTTCGCGATGTACGACGGCAGCGACACCAGCGAGGCCAACACCGAGGCCGTCCGGATCTGGAACCTCTCCGCGAACCCGAAGTACCACCTGCGGAGCGTCGAGCGGATCGCCGCGCTCTTCGACGGCCTCGACCTGGTGGAACCCGGCGTGGTGCCGGTGACCCGGTGGCGGTCGGACGGCGCGGAGGTCGACCAGTACTGCGCCGTCGGCCGCAAAGCCGTCTAG
- a CDS encoding cytochrome c oxidase assembly protein, with protein MGHATPRRSSVLPEEPTTDIPPDDPTVPPPDAARGGGASDSDGSGSGDEAHGAHALSEDDLEDDSLEDDDLGRARRPVRRVRRVGPGEVVPTPKQAGQLVAQAGAVALLVALAGLAYGGGAGRSVSPGLPDPGALTGWGLPLTEVVAQFAAALVIGNLLAAVLWGPSPSGGAAVAGLHRRIAGVAAAVWSVAAVAIWLFTLSDIRGVPVSGILGAEALGNLGFRTAAGQAGLCTVVAALAATALCRRSPAGALLVALLGVLPPAFVESAVPTADHRTAIAASALETLAVTVWLGALAALLLRAARDRVPPAAPGRPVSGRPVSGQSGPHGPTVSGQTEAGPDAAGLGLAGGTGTAAGRSAVPEAVLVAARRFGPVALVSVVLGVASIGLSAMVVLGPSDTGLDSAYGYLVVLSLGAFGVAGAIARWRSTQTVPALGRGLPGPFVRFASLELTVLGALVGLSAAIARTPSPLESGEGIHHESPGVQMLGFDLPPSVSFAQLASDWRPDVLFLLVCAALAGGYAGLLVRARRAGVSRPAGRAVAWFAGVGVVVVATSSGVGRYAPVFFSVTIIQHVLLAVVAPFLLSRGAPITLALRALPRAARPTPGTPDVAGPREWLVGALRSRGVRVLTAPGTVVGLWVLGLAGIYFTGVFEATRWSYAIDLAVQAYLLGCGSLLFWWLTGPDPRPAGRRSDLTRAGLAAGAAVAAVVAGGMLATVVGVVAADWWIGLLRVLPLPWPWGSRTAAADQAVGGVLLAAAPALVLLAIAADRLSAASVTRRKARARSRAAGE; from the coding sequence ATGGGGCACGCCACACCTCGCCGCTCGTCCGTTCTCCCCGAGGAGCCGACCACCGACATCCCGCCCGACGACCCCACCGTCCCGCCGCCCGACGCGGCTCGGGGCGGCGGCGCGTCGGACTCGGACGGAAGCGGGTCCGGTGACGAGGCCCACGGCGCACACGCGCTGTCCGAGGACGATCTCGAGGACGACAGTCTCGAGGACGACGACCTCGGGAGGGCGCGGCGGCCGGTGCGCCGGGTGCGCCGGGTCGGACCGGGCGAGGTGGTGCCCACCCCGAAGCAGGCGGGTCAGCTCGTCGCCCAGGCCGGGGCGGTCGCGCTCCTGGTCGCGCTGGCCGGGCTGGCGTACGGCGGCGGTGCCGGGCGGTCGGTGAGCCCGGGCCTGCCCGACCCCGGTGCCCTCACCGGCTGGGGCCTGCCGCTCACCGAGGTCGTGGCCCAGTTCGCGGCCGCGCTCGTGATCGGCAACCTGCTCGCCGCGGTGCTGTGGGGCCCGTCGCCAAGCGGTGGCGCGGCGGTGGCCGGTCTCCACCGGCGGATCGCCGGCGTCGCGGCGGCCGTGTGGTCCGTCGCCGCCGTCGCGATCTGGCTGTTCACGCTCTCCGACATCCGCGGTGTGCCGGTCAGCGGAATCCTCGGGGCCGAGGCGCTCGGCAACCTGGGCTTCCGCACCGCCGCCGGTCAGGCCGGACTGTGCACGGTGGTGGCCGCGCTCGCCGCGACCGCGCTGTGCCGCCGCTCCCCGGCCGGTGCGTTGCTCGTCGCCCTGCTCGGCGTGCTGCCCCCGGCGTTCGTCGAGTCCGCGGTCCCGACCGCCGACCACCGCACCGCGATCGCCGCGTCCGCGCTGGAGACCCTGGCCGTCACGGTCTGGCTCGGCGCCCTCGCCGCCCTCCTCCTCCGCGCCGCCCGCGACCGCGTCCCACCCGCAGCACCCGGCCGGCCCGTGTCCGGCCGGCCCGTGTCCGGCCAGTCCGGCCCGCACGGCCCGACCGTGTCCGGTCAGACCGAGGCCGGCCCGGATGCGGCCGGCCTCGGTCTGGCGGGGGGCACCGGGACCGCGGCGGGGCGGAGCGCGGTGCCGGAGGCGGTGTTGGTGGCGGCGCGGCGGTTCGGGCCGGTCGCCCTGGTGAGCGTGGTCCTCGGCGTCGCGTCGATCGGGCTGTCGGCGATGGTCGTGCTCGGCCCCTCCGACACCGGACTCGACAGTGCGTACGGGTACCTGGTCGTGCTCTCGCTCGGGGCGTTCGGGGTCGCCGGGGCGATCGCGCGGTGGCGGTCCACCCAGACCGTGCCCGCGCTCGGCCGGGGGTTACCGGGGCCGTTCGTCCGGTTCGCCTCGCTCGAGCTGACCGTGCTCGGCGCGCTCGTCGGTCTCTCGGCGGCGATCGCCCGGACGCCGTCGCCGCTGGAGTCCGGCGAGGGCATCCACCACGAGTCGCCGGGCGTCCAGATGCTCGGGTTCGACCTTCCGCCGTCGGTGTCGTTCGCGCAGCTCGCGTCGGACTGGCGCCCGGACGTGCTGTTCCTGCTGGTCTGCGCCGCGCTGGCCGGGGGCTACGCCGGGCTGCTGGTCCGCGCGCGTCGCGCCGGGGTGTCCCGGCCGGCCGGCCGCGCGGTGGCGTGGTTCGCCGGGGTGGGCGTGGTCGTGGTCGCCACCAGCAGCGGGGTCGGCCGGTACGCGCCGGTGTTCTTCAGCGTCACGATCATCCAGCACGTGCTGCTCGCCGTGGTCGCGCCGTTCCTGCTCTCCCGCGGCGCCCCGATCACCCTCGCCCTGCGTGCCCTACCGCGAGCCGCCCGCCCCACGCCCGGCACGCCGGACGTGGCCGGGCCGCGGGAGTGGCTGGTGGGTGCGCTGCGCTCTCGTGGGGTGCGGGTGCTCACGGCGCCGGGGACGGTCGTGGGGCTGTGGGTGCTCGGTCTGGCCGGGATCTACTTCACCGGGGTGTTCGAGGCCACGCGCTGGTCCTACGCGATCGACCTGGCCGTGCAGGCGTACCTCCTGGGCTGCGGCTCGCTGCTGTTCTGGTGGCTGACCGGGCCCGATCCGCGGCCGGCCGGGCGCCGCTCCGACCTCACCCGGGCCGGGTTGGCCGCCGGGGCCGCGGTCGCCGCCGTGGTCGCCGGGGGGATGCTGGCGACGGTGGTCGGGGTCGTGGCGGCCGACTGGTGGATCGGCTTGCTGCGGGTGCTACCGCTGCCCTGGCCGTGGGGGAGCCGCACCGCCGCCGCGGACCAGGCCGTCGGAGGCGTCCTCCTGGCCGCGGCCCCCGCCCTGGTGCTCCTCGCGATCGCCGCCGACCGCCTGTCCGCCGCCTCCGTGACGCGCCGGAAGGCACGCGCCCGGTCCCGCGCCGCCGGGGAATAA
- a CDS encoding alpha/beta fold hydrolase, translating into MTDLGLAPADLIVAAGTPLGVRDHGRHPRLGDGGWSGDVLLVPGARGTADEWDAAAALLRGLGYRPVVVEPRGHGRSGAGDWSWPAVVADLEAVARALDLDRPAVVGRGLGGAIAAFWAGAHPECPLAVSIDGYGNPTRPEQLASLPDDDPAARVAEFSAFLAAALQDVPATLSQALRAVEDLDVLALHGAVLAPTVVLLSSESDLADVLPAELGLVWLAYLDWVRGALATVPQIEVMTIPGSNDAYLSNPEQLAGVLAELLPAPAAPLPA; encoded by the coding sequence ATGACCGACCTGGGGCTCGCGCCCGCTGACCTGATCGTGGCCGCCGGGACGCCCCTCGGCGTCCGGGACCACGGCCGTCACCCCCGCCTCGGCGACGGCGGCTGGAGCGGCGACGTCCTGCTCGTCCCCGGTGCCCGCGGCACCGCCGACGAATGGGACGCGGCCGCCGCGCTGCTCCGCGGTCTCGGGTACCGGCCGGTCGTGGTCGAGCCGCGCGGGCACGGCCGCTCCGGTGCCGGCGACTGGTCGTGGCCCGCGGTCGTCGCCGATCTCGAGGCCGTGGCCCGCGCCCTCGATCTCGACCGGCCGGCCGTCGTCGGCCGCGGGCTCGGCGGGGCGATCGCCGCGTTCTGGGCCGGCGCGCACCCGGAGTGCCCGCTCGCCGTCAGCATCGACGGCTACGGCAATCCGACGCGCCCCGAGCAGCTCGCGTCGCTGCCCGACGACGACCCCGCGGCCCGCGTCGCGGAGTTCTCCGCGTTCCTCGCGGCCGCGTTGCAGGACGTCCCCGCGACGCTGAGCCAGGCCCTGCGCGCGGTCGAGGACCTCGACGTGCTCGCGCTGCACGGCGCGGTCCTGGCGCCGACGGTCGTGCTGCTCAGCTCCGAGTCCGACCTCGCCGACGTGCTCCCGGCGGAGCTGGGCCTGGTCTGGCTGGCCTACCTCGACTGGGTTCGCGGCGCGCTGGCCACCGTGCCGCAGATCGAGGTCATGACGATCCCCGGCAGCAACGACGCCTACCTGAGCAACCCCGAGCAGCTGGCCGGCGTCCTGGCCGAACTCCTCCCGGCCCCGGCCGCGCCCCTGCCCGCCTAG
- a CDS encoding SDR family oxidoreductase encodes MPDTDLAGTTDVAIVTEVAVVTGGGSGIGRAAGIALAAAGYHVVFAGRTASTLAESVALAGSGSAHVLDVTDRAAVDALFDGLGRLDLLVNSAGVFSAQQPVAETSDEGWDASLAINVTGSFLTARAAFRVMAAQQPRGGRILNLGSVSAQVPRPQATPYTVSKHAVTGLTRSLALEGRDVGIAVGQLDVGNAATAMTQGLQVGALQPDGSRRAEAAFDVRHVAETIVFLAGLPLSVNVPFMTVMATAMPLLGRG; translated from the coding sequence GTGCCCGACACCGACCTCGCCGGCACCACCGACGTCGCCATCGTCACCGAGGTCGCCGTGGTGACCGGGGGCGGCAGTGGCATCGGCCGCGCGGCGGGGATCGCGCTGGCCGCCGCGGGCTACCACGTGGTCTTCGCGGGGCGCACGGCCTCCACTCTCGCAGAGTCGGTCGCGCTGGCCGGTTCGGGGTCCGCGCACGTCCTGGACGTCACCGACCGGGCCGCCGTGGACGCGTTGTTCGACGGGCTCGGACGGCTCGACCTGCTGGTCAACAGCGCGGGGGTCTTCAGCGCGCAGCAGCCGGTCGCCGAGACGTCCGACGAGGGCTGGGACGCGTCGCTGGCGATCAACGTCACCGGCAGTTTCCTCACCGCCCGCGCCGCGTTCCGGGTGATGGCCGCCCAGCAGCCGCGCGGCGGGCGGATCCTCAACCTCGGGTCGGTCTCGGCCCAGGTGCCCCGGCCGCAGGCCACGCCGTACACCGTCAGCAAGCACGCGGTGACCGGGCTGACCCGGTCGCTCGCGCTCGAGGGCCGCGACGTCGGCATCGCCGTCGGCCAGCTGGACGTGGGCAACGCGGCCACCGCGATGACGCAGGGACTGCAGGTCGGGGCGCTGCAGCCGGACGGCTCCCGCCGGGCCGAGGCCGCGTTCGACGTCCGGCACGTCGCGGAGACGATCGTGTTCCTGGCCGGGCTGCCGCTGAGCGTCAACGTGCCGTTCATGACCGTGATGGCCACCGCGATGCCGCTCCTGGGGCGCGGCTGA